The Apium graveolens cultivar Ventura chromosome 11, ASM990537v1, whole genome shotgun sequence genome has a window encoding:
- the LOC141696045 gene encoding uncharacterized protein LOC141696045, with the protein MDKSWIFKDRDTLDYEIGVEEFLIFAEENASDPKRIPCPCKRCANFKKFAVKIIRGHLYENGFSLGYLDWIWHTQGLQVGHQLIEMLRPLHLRLPLHLRLPAHRYLPLALHQKQSMFVMLHIIRKARFGISDSAFNDLLSTVGSLLPKDNVMPPNAYEAKKTLSDLGLEYIKYHSCPNNCILYRGVNVDASECPKCRLSRWKLGKDGKIRINVPAKVMWYFPIIPRFKRMFKSPSTSELMTWQSKQRIEDGKMRHPTDSPSWRNIDYRWPAFDSDTRNIRLAFSADGINPHTNGLTNRYSCWPIVLVTYNLPPWLCMKRKFMMLIILVSGPHEPGNDVDVYLQPLIDDLKKLWEEGEPNVYDAYTKSYFTLKAILLWIINDFPAYGNLSGCVNKGYMCCPICADDTVAKYLSHSRKMCYQGHRRYLARNHPYRKQKAAFNGQQELGQARQPLSGEEVLLQQDKIKFQFGKEVRKSKKVDCPWKKKSVFFELEYWKFHHVRHCLDVMPVEKNVCDSLIGTLLNMKSKSKDSEASHLDMIHMGVRADLAPQKGEKKTYLPPSIFNLSKAEKKKMLSSLMHMKLPYGHASNIKNCVSMEELKMFGMKSHDCHILLQQLLPIAIRAVLPKKVRVTIIRLCFFFNALCSKVVDVSKLDKLQSDVIVTLCELEKIFPASFFDIMIHLIVHLVRELRLCGPVFYRWMYAFERFNKVLKSYVRNRYYPEGCIAECYLGEESVEFCQEFVKQACTTAGLRKDEGKLSGPLSVVTMKSIDEKERDEAHLHVLLNNIEVSREMEENPGGVSETIRWIAGKPSFSVLTYEAYLVDGVRYFTKERDGVRVVQNSGVSLVAKTVQVSSAKDLKPVESDLTFYGVILEIWELDYHAFKAPLFLCNWADNDKGIKVDDLGFTLVDLSRQGHKRDKYVSMDQVKQVYYIEDPMDAKWSVVLTSTTRDYQDVYNDDDLGDTTMENPPFCCQIPICDVGEDVVKNIRENIKGTWVKK; encoded by the exons ATGGACAAATCTTGGATTTTCAAAGATAGAGACACACTTGACTATGAAATCGGGGTTGAAGAGTTTTTGATATTTGCCGAGGAAAATGCTAGTGATCCTAAAAGAATCCCCTGCCCCTGTAAAAGATGTGCTAACTTCAAAAAATTTGCAGTTAAGATTATCAGGGGACATTTATATGAAAATGGTTTTAGTCTGGGGTACCttgattggatttggcatacACAAGGTCTGCAAGTAGGTCATCAGTTAATAGAAATGCTCCGACCCCTACATCTACGCCTGCCCCTGCACCTACGTCTGCCCGCGCACCGATACCTTCCCCTGGCCTTGCATCAGAAACAGTCAATGTTTGTGATGCTGCATATAATTCGA AAAGCTAGGTTCGGAATTAGTGATAGTGCCTTTAACGATTTGCTGTCTACCGTTGGCTCTCTCCTTCCTAAGGACAATGTGATGCCACCTAATGCATATGAAGCCAAGAAAACCTTATCCGACTTGGGCCTAGAATACATAAAATATCACTCATGTCCAAACAATTGCATACTGTATCGGGGGGTAAACGTTGATGCTTCTGAGTGTCCTAAGTGTCGTTTATCTCGCTGGAAGTTAGGAAAGGATGGTAAAATAAGGATTAATGTTCCTGCTAAAGTAATGTGGTATTTTCCAATTATACCGAGATTCAAACGGATGTTTAAATCTCCTTCTACATCTGAACTAATGACCTGGCAATCAAAGCAGCGAATAGAAGACGGAAAGATGCGGCATCCAACCGACTCTCCTTCTTGGAGAAATATCGACTATAGGTGGCCTGCCTTCGATAGTGATACACGAAATATTCGTTTGGCGTTTTCTGCAGATGGTATAAACCCACATACTAACGGTCTAACCAATAGATACTCTTGTTGGCCAATAGTATTAGTGACTTATAATCTTCCTCCGTGGTTATGTATGAAGAGGAAATTTATGATGCTAATAATTTTAGTTTCCGGTCCACATGAGCCTGGCAATGACGTTGACGTATATTTACAGCCTTTAATCGATGATTTAAAGAAGTTGTGGGAAGAAGGTGAACCAAATGTTTATGATGCATACACCAAGTCATATTTCACTTTAAAAGCAATTTTATTGTGGATAATAAATGACTTTCCTGCATATGGAAATCTGTCCGGATGCGTTAATAAAGGTTATATGTGTTGTCCAATATGCGCTGATGATACAGTTGCCAAGTATTTAAGCCATAGCAGGAAGATGTGTTACCAAGGCCATCGGCGTTACTTGGCTAGGAATCATCCATATAGGAAGCAAAAGGCCGCTTTTAATGGACAACAAGAATTAGGGCAGGCACGTCAACCTCTGTCTGGAGAAGAGGTTTTATTGCAGCAAGATAAAATCAAATTTCAGTTTGGGAAGGAAGTAAGGAAGTCAAAGAAGGTTGATTGTCCATGGAAGAAAAAGTCGGTTTTTTTCGAATTAGAATATTGGAAGTTTCACCATGTCCGTCATTGTTTAGATGTCATGCCCGTCGAGAAGAACGTGTGTGATAGCTTGATCGGCACACTACTAAATATGAAATCTAAGTCTAAAGATAGTGAAGCTTCTCATCTTGACATGATTCACATGGGGGTTAGGGCTGATCTAGCTCCACAAAAAGGAGAAAAAAAAACATACTTACCCCCTTCGATTTTTAATTTGTCCAAGGCAgaaaaaaagaaaatgttgtcATCGTTAATGCACATGAAACTTCCTTATGGACATGCGTCAAACATTAAAAACTGTGTTTCCATGGAAGAATTAAAGATGTTTGGGATGAAGTCCCACGACTGCCACATCTTACTCCAACAACTGCTTCCTATTGCAATTCGTGCGGTACTTCCAAAAAAAGTCAGGGTCACCATAATtaggttgtgtttcttttttAATGCTTTGTGCAGCAAAGTTGTAGACGTATCGAAACTAGATAAATTGCAATCAGATGTAATAGTAACTTTGTGTGAGTTGGAAAAAATCTTTCCTGCATCATTTTTTGATATAATGATACATCTCATAGTGCACTTGGTTCGGGAATTACGGTTATGTGGGCCGGTATTTTATAGATGGATGTATGCATTTGAGAGGTTTAATAAGGTGTTGAAGAGTTACGTACGCAACCGTTATTACCCCGAAGGCTGTATAGCTGAATGCTATCTGGGAGAAGAATCAGTAGAATTCTGCCAAGAGTTTGTCAAGCAAGCTTGCACCACTGCTGGTCTTCGTAAAGATGAAGGCAAGTTAAGTGGTCCATTATCTGTTGTGACAATGAAATCAATCGATGAAAAAGAGCGGGATGAAGCTCATTTACATGTTCTTCTAAACAACATTGAA GTTAGTAGGGAAATGGAGGAGAATCCTGGAGGAGTTTCAGAGACAATAAGATGGATAGCCGGAAAACCATCATTTTCAGTTTTGACTTACGAAGCTTATCTAGTAGACGGGGTCCGATACTTTACAAAAGAGCGAGACGGTGTGAGGGTTGTTCAAAACAGCGGAGTGTCTTTAGTTGCTAAAACTGTCCAAGTGTCTAGCGCTAAAGATTTGAAACCTGTAGAAAGTGACTTGACATTTTACGGTGTTATCTTAGAAATATGGGAGCTAGATTATCATGCATTCAAAGCCCCGTTATTTTTATGTAATTGGGCAGATAATGACAAGGGAATTAAGGTGGATGATCTTGGGTTCACACTTGTCGATCTAAGTCGACAAGGCCACAAGAGAGATAAATATGTGTCTATGGATCAAGTAAAgcaagtttattatattgaagaTCCGATGGATGCCAAGTGGTCCGTTGTATTAACCTCTACAACTCGAGACTACCAAGATGTGTATAATGATGATGATTTAGGAGACACAACCATGGAAAATCCCCCATTCTGCTGCCAAATTCCTATATGTGATGTCGGTGAAGATGTTGTAAAAAATATTAGAGAAAATATTAAGGGCACTTGGGTTAAGAAGTGA